A stretch of Schistocerca americana isolate TAMUIC-IGC-003095 chromosome 3, iqSchAmer2.1, whole genome shotgun sequence DNA encodes these proteins:
- the LOC124605453 gene encoding glycine-rich cell wall structural protein 1-like: MKLLVILSAVVATALARPGYLGAAGIAGLLGNGIGASAPGLGTAGIIGAGRASYLGAGTNYLGAGGAPVGGPANIVIGPDGVPADTPDVAAAKAGHAKAVAETQARDAAQAAADAAAGVYGGVGAGVGAGLGAGYGAGAGLGAGYGAGLGAGLGAGYGAGAGLGAGLGAGYGAGVGAGLGAGAGAPGAGLALYGPANIVIGPDGVPQDTPEVASAKAAHANVVAQTQARDAAQAAADAAAGGAAGAYASGGVAGAYAGGAAGAYASGGVAGAYTGIGYGGLGLGAAAAPSQGLARYGPANIQIGPGGVPLDTPEVAAGKVADAVAHLHAKARLGLIAG; this comes from the coding sequence GTGATACTGAGCGCTGTGGTGGCGACAGCACTGGCTCGTCCCGGATACCTGGGAGCAGCGGGCATTGCAGGTCTTCTGGGCAACGGCATCGGCGCCTCAGCACCAGGTCTCGGGACAGCGGGTATCATCGGAGCTGGCAGAGCTAGCTATCTGGGAGCTGGTACAAACTATCTGGGAGCAGGTGGTGCCCCTGTAGGAGGTCCAGCCAACATCGTCATTGGTCCTGACGGAGTGCCTGCAGACACACCTGACGTGGCCGCTGCCAAGGCCGGCCACGCGAAGGCAGTCGCTGAGACACAGGCGCGCGACGCCGCCCAAGCCGCCGCCGATGCTGCAGCAGGCGTCTACGGTGGAGTCGGCGCCGGTGTCGGTGCTGGACTTGGTGCTGGGTACGGCGCCGGGGCTGGACTTGGTGCTGGATACGGGGCTGGACTTGGTGCTGGACTTGGTGCTGGATATGGCGCCGGGGCTGGACTTGGTGCTGGACTTGGTGCTGGGTACGGGGCCGGTGTGGGAGCGGGATTGGGCGCTGGAGCCGGCGCTCCAGGCGCAGGTCTGGCCCTTTACGGCCCAGCCAACATCGTGATCGGCCCCGACGGCGTGCCACAGGACACCCCTGAAGTGGCCAGCGCCAAGGCAGCCCACGCTAATGTCGTGGCGCAGACGCAGGCCCGCGACGCCGCCCaggccgccgccgacgccgccgccggaGGTGCGGCAGGAGCTTACGCCTCTGGAGGTGTGGCAGGTGCTTACGCCGGAGGTGCGGCAGGAGCTTACGCCTCTGGAGGTGTGGCAGGTGCTTACACCGGCATCGGCTACGGGGGGTTGGGCCTGGGAGCGGCCGCGGCTCCGTCTCAGGGGCTGGCGCGCTACGGCCCGGCCAACATCCAGATCGGGCCTGGCGGAGTGCCCCTGGACACCCCTGAGGTGGCTGCAGGCAAGGTTGCCGACGCAGTCGCGCACCTGCACGCCAAGGCCCGTCTGGGACTCATCGCTGGATGA